The nucleotide sequence TACTCATCCCGGCATGCCTGGCCTCAACAATGCGCTCCCGCAGATCGTTCCCGTACCCTGCTCCCCCGACTCTTCGCATGTCTTGATTATGTCAAATGCTCTAGAGCAGTTCTCCGAATTACGTGATGCGCGTAACGGCACCCCGCATCACTCCATTCTCCGCCCTGCTCAGTGTTTTGCACTCGCTCCGCTCGCCAAAAAGACGTTGCGTCTTTTTGTCAAATGCTCTAAGCCACCACCTTTGAGTCACGACCTTTGACCCTTTCCTTTTCAGGAGGCCCCATGAACGAAGACCTCAACCGTCCCGCTGGCCGCTACTTCGAGGAGTTGCCGGTGGGGACCGTCATCCGGCACCGCGTCACCCGCACCGTCACCGAGTCGGACAACATCCTGTTCACGACGCTGACCATGAACCCGCAGCCGCTGCACCTGGATTTCGACTTCGCCAGCAAGACCGAGTTCGGCAGGCCGCTGTTCAACTCGATGATGACCCTCTCCCTGATGGTGGGCATCAGCGTGCACGAACTCAGCCTGGGGACGCTGGTCGCCAACCTGGGGCTGACCGACGTGACGTTTCCGAAACCCGTGTTTCACGGCGACACCCTGCGGGTCGAGTCCGAAATCATCGAGGCCCGCGAGAGCAAAAGCCGCGCCGGGCAGGGCCTCGTGACCGCCGAGCACCGCGCCTACAACCAGCGCGGCGAACTGGTGGCGCAGTGCAAACGCACCATGCTGTTTCACAAGCGCCCCGCCGGGGAGTAAACAGCAGGAGGCGACATAGACATCTGACTTATCATTTGAAAATAAAAGCCCGGAAATTGTTGACATTTAGCAGGAGGGAGCGCACAATGGCCGGGATTTTTATGACCGATGCCCCGCCCCCTCTGATTCCTGCCCGTTCCTGGGCCATCATCGACTCGACCCTGCGCGAGGGGGAGCAGTTCGCACGCGGCAATTTCGGCACGGACGACAAGGTGGAAATCGCCCGGGCGCTCGACGCGTTCGGGGCCGAGTACATCGAAGTGACCACCCCGATGGTGAGCGAGCGGACCCGGCAGGACATCCGCAAGCTGACCGGGCTGGGGCTGAAGGCCAAGTTCCTGACCCACGTGCGCTGCCACATGGACGACGTGCAGCGGGCGGTGGATACCGGCGTAGACGGGCTGGACCTGCTGTTCGGCACCAGTTCCTTCCTGCGCGAGTTTTCGCACGGCAAGAGCATCGAGCAGATCATCGACACGGCGAGCGAGGTCATCGGCTGGATCAAGACGCACCACCCCGACCTCGAAATCCGCTTCTCGGCGGAAGACACCTTCCGTTCGGAAGAAGCCGACCTGATGGCGGTGTACGCCGCGGTGTCCAGGCTGGGCGTGGACCGGGTGGGCCTGGCCGATACCGTCGGCGTGGCGACCCCCCGGCAGGTGTACACGCTGGTGCGCGAGGTCCGCAAGGTGATTCACGAAGGGTGCGGCATCGAGTTTCACGGCCACAACGACACCGGCTGCGCGGTCAGCAACGCCTACGAAGCGGTTGAGGCGGGGGCCACGCACATCGACACAACCATTCTGGGCATCGGGGAACGCAACGGGATTACGCCGCTCGGGGGGCTGCTCGCCCGCATGTTCACCTTCGACCCGCAGGGCCTGATCGACAAGTACCACCTCGAACTGCTGCCCGAACTCGACCGGATGATTGCCCGGATGGTGGACCTGCCGGTGCCCTGGAACAACTACCTGACCGGCGAATTCGCCTACAACCACAAAGCGGGCATGCACCTCAAGGCCATTTACCTCAACCCCGGCGCCTACGAAGCGATTCCGCCCGGCGTGTTCGGGGTGGGCCGCCGCATTCAGGCGGGCAGCAAAGTGACGGGCAAGCACGCGATCGCTTACAAGGCCCGTGAACTCGGGCTGCATTACGGCGAGGACGCCCTGCGGCGCGTGACCGACCACATCAAGGCGCTGGCCGAACAGAACGAACTCGACGACGCGCATCTGGAACAGGTGCTGCGCGAGTGGGTGAGCGCCTGACCGGACCTGGGCGCCCCTGTCCGACGGTCGGCCCCCACCCGGCCACACTATGAGACAATCCTGGGGTGAACCACGCTCCGCCCACCCCCGACCCTCTGGACCCGGGCCTCAAACAGTCCGAGCGGCGCTTGGGGTCGGAACAGGGCCGGAGTGTTCTTTTCCCGGAAAGCGCGGCGGGGCAGGGCAGGCAGACGGTTCCCGCCCTGCCTGAGCTGCCAGGGCGCCTTCCCCCGGCCCCCGCGCCGGACGCTTCGCCCCTGGAGCTTTTGCTCGACCCCGGCCTGGGCCTGCGCTCGCACGGAAGCCGCTGCCTGGGTGGGGCGCGGGGGCCAGGGCTGAGCAGTCTGGGCGAGCTGCAACTGATGCAACTGCTGGAAACCCCCGAATTGCCCGCTTACCGCCTGTCCCGGAGCGACCCGGCCCCCGCCGAGCCGATGGCGACTCCAGGGGCCGACTGGGCGCTGCGCCCTCCCAGCGAGCGGGGACGGCACGACGCGCTGCCCGCACCGCTGCCCTCCCCTGAGGCTGGCCCCGCAGACCTCCCGCCCGCCGCACCCCGGCCTTACGTCCTCGGCGCGCTCGACCAGGAAACGGTGGACGCCTCGCTGCGGGCACTGGCCGGGCACGAACCCGAACTGCCCGACATCGGTTCCTCGACCCACATGCGAATGATGATCGAGCTGGGCGAAGGCGAAAGCACCTTTCTCAACGCCCGCTCGGCACTGTGGTCGTGGCGGCCCCACCGTCAGGCAGGGGTCAAGGTCCACACCCACGGCCCCCCCGTGGTGGGACGCGACGTGCTGCTGGAGCAGCGGGCCGGGCTGGTGACGGTGCTTCAGGGCTGCCGGGTGCTGACCCTGCTGGAAAGCGAACACGACTGGGGCTTTACCCTGGGCAGCCTGAGCGGGCAGGTGTACCACCTCTGGGAACGGCTGCTTATCGAGCGCCACCCCGACGACCGGGTGACCCTGCTGATCAGCAGCCACCACGAGGTGGCCCTGCGCGGCTTCGGACTGGTGGGAAGCATCCTGAACAGTGCGCGGCGCAGCGCGGTCCAGGGCTACGCCCGTGGCATGAGCGCCCTGGCCGAGGTGTAGCAACCTTTCGTAGCAACCTTTGGAGAGGCTGGAAAGGCGCCCGGAAACCAGGCTGGATGCCCAATCTATTTTTCCAACTGACCCTATTCCTACGAAGTCAGGTCCAGCACGAAAGGCGTTTGCAGGCCCGCCGCCGCCGCTTCACGGGCCACCGCCGGAGCGAACGCCAGCGCCAGCACCGCCTGATAGGTGCGCCGGGCGAGGTCGCGTTCTCCCAGGGCGTCGCGCACCTGCCCCAGCCGCGCCAGAACCAGCCCCGCCAGCGAGCGCGGGTGCTCGGGCGGCAGCGCGTGGGCCGCGCGTTCGAGCCAGAAGCGGGCACCGGGCAGGTCGCCTGCCGCGAAGTAGAGGTTGGCAGCGGCGGCGTCGAGTTCGGCTCGGGGCGTCGTCCGGTCGCCCGCCTCGCGTTCCAGGGCCGCGAGCAGGGCGGCAGGGTCGTCCTCGTCGCGCAGGTGCCAGGCACGGTCGGCCAGCGCCCGCAGGCGGCTCGCCTCGCCGGGGACAAAGCCGGGCAGACCGGGCAGCGCGGCGCCGGGCAGCCGTTCGAGCAGGCCCGGCAGGTCGTCCAGCGGAGCAAGCATTACGCCGGAAAGGTCACGGGCGAGCGTGGCCACCTCGTCCAGCCGCCGGGCGTGCCAGCGCGTGCCGGGACCCTCGTCCAGAGCGGCGGCGGTGGCGGCTCGGTACTCGCTGGCCGCCGTGAACAGATCGCCCCCCAGCACGTCGGCAGGGGTCAGCGGCTCCCCCAGGTGACGGGCGAACTCCGCCTCGGCCTGCGCAGCCGCCCGCAGGCGCTCGCGGCCCTGGGGGTAAAGCTCCAGGAACGTCACAAGCTGCTCGTGTTCGGCGTCGGCCCACCCCCAGTCGGGCAACGGCAACTCGCGCAGGATGACCCCGGCGGCGGGCAGGGCGTCGCGCAGGGGGTGCTCGGGGTCGGGAGAGCTGGCCCACCAGACCTCGCGCTCGCCCAGCGCCGCCAGCAGTTCGGCCAGCGTGGCGGCGTTGTACTGCGGCTGCGTGCGCAGCAGGTCGCCCAGGTCGGGCAACAGGAGCAGGGACCGGGCGGGCATGGCGGCAGTGTAGGGTATTCGGCGTGGCCGTCGGGACTGCGGGAAAGCGCCGCCAGACCTCCTTGAGCCTCCGGCAGCACGGCCCGAATCGGCAGAATCTGGCATACTCGCCGCCGTGCCCCTGCTGACGCTGTTCGCTGCTGCCCTGACCTTCGCTGACCCGGCGGGAGACGCGCACGGGGACGGGGGTTACCTGCTGCCGCAGCGCCCGGCCGTGTCGGCGGAGGCCCTCGACCTGCGGTCCTTCGAGGCGCGGCCCTTTGAAGGTGGCACCCGCTTCACGGTGGGCTTTGGCGGGCACCAGAACCCCTGGGAGCTGGCGAGCGGCTTTTCGGCGGGCGTGACCGACATTTTCGTCAAGACCGACGCGGGCGGCGAGCGGAGCCTGCCGGGGCTGAACCTGCGCACGGCGGGCGAAAGCGGCTGGCAGTACCACGTGCAGGTCAGCGGCGCCGGCGCTTCCCTGGAGCACCTGCGCGGCGAGCAGCTCACCCGCTTGCCGCCTCCCCGGGTCCGCATGGAAGGCACCGACCTGATTATCGAGGCGCCGGAGCTGCCCTTTGGACGACACGCCTACTGGGTCACGAGCAGCGTGTACACCCCCCTGAGCCGCGACGGTCATCTGGTGCCGACGGCGACGGTCAACCCCAGCGGCCTGCAAGCCAACGCCGACCGGGGACCGGTGCCGGTGGACGTTCTGGCCGACCCGGCAGACCGCCGCGCCTACACGGAAGGGGTGCTGGGCGCCGTGGGCCAGACCCGCGACTGGAGGCTGACGACGCTGGCCGGGCTGGGGGCCCTGGGCCTGACGCTGACCGGCCTGAGCCTGTGGCGTTCGTGGCAGGCGCGGGACAGAGGGTGAGCCGGGTCGCAGTCGGGCGCCCCGCGCTCGCGCCACTGCTGATTCTGGCCGCTGCCGTGCTGTGGGGGCTGCTCGGTATCCTGGGCAAACAGGCGCAGGCGGCGGGGCTGGGGCCGCTGGAAGTCGCCTTCTGGCGGGCGACGCTGGCTGGCGGAATTTTCGGGCTGCACGCGCTGCTGACCCGCGCCCGCCTGCCCCGGGGGCGCGACCTGGCGGTGACGGTGGCCTTCGGGCTGGTCGGCGGCAGCCTGTTCTACGCCGCCTACCAACTCGCGGTGAAGTTCGGTGGGGCCAGTCTGGCGAGCGTGCTGCTCTACACGGCCCCTGCGTTCGTGGCGCTGCTGGGCTGGGGCTTTTTGCGCGAGCGGCTGGGCGGGCGCGAACTGCTGGCCGTCGGCGGCACGCTGGTCGGCATCGGCCTGATCAGTTTCGGCGGGGGGCAGGGCGTGACCGCCAGTCCGGTCGCGCTGGCCTGGGGTCTTCTCGCAGGCTTGACCTACAGCCTGTATTACCTGTACGGCAAGGCCTTTTTCAGCCGCTACTCGCCCGCCGCCCTGTTCGCGGTGGCGCTGCCGGTCGGCGCTCTGGGGCTGCTTCCGCTGGTGGACTTCGTGCCCAAACCTCCCAGTGTGTGGCTGAGTCTGTGGGGGCTGGCGCTGCTGTGTACCTACCTCGCCTACCTCGCCTACAGCGCCGGGCTGCGGCACCTGCCCGCCACCCGCGCCAGCGTCATCGCCAGCCTGGAACCGGTGGTGGCCGCTCTTCTGGCCGCCCTGCTGTTCGGAGAGCGGCTCTCGCCCCTGGCCCTGGGGGGCGCGGCCCTGGTCATCGGCGCGGCGCTGCTGCTCAGCCTGGGCGGCGAGTCCTGAAGCCGTTCTCCGGGAATGACGGGAACGCTAGAGCAGTTCTCCAAATGACGGCATCTATGGAAGGGCACCCCAGACGCCTCCAGTTTCCGTCCTGCTCAATGTTTTGCCCTCGCTTCGCTCGCAAAAACCCGTGCCATCCTTTTGTCAAATGCTCTACCCGCCGTAGCTCTGCCGCAGCCGCCGCAGCCCCGCCCGCCAGCCGATGCGCTGCGGAGGCAGGTCGCCCAGGCGCACCGGCCGCAAACCGCGCCCGTGCAGGCCGCGCAGCAGCAGGTCGAGCAGCTCGGGCGTGACCGCCGGGCCGTCGTGGAGCAGCACCACGCTGCCGGGGCGCACCCGCGCCAGCGTCTGCGCGGCGAGGTCGGCAGCGGGCGCGGCTGTCCAGTCACGGCTCTCGGTGTCCCACAGAGCAATCTCGCGTCCGGCGAGCCGGGCCAGCAGCCGGGTCAGCGGACTGTGGCCGCCGTAGGGGGGGCGGTAGAGTCCGCCGTTCCTGTCCGGCCCGTCGGGATGCCAGCGCACCTGCGCCCACTCCTGCCCCGGCAGCAGCAGCGCGTGCCGGTGCCACCTGCCGTGCGACTCGAGCTGGTGCCCGGCGTCGCGCAGGGCCTGGACCTCGGCGGGAAAAGCGCGGCAGTGCGCTTCCAGAACGAAGAAGGTCGCCTGCGCCCCGTGCCGCTCCAGCACCGCCCGCAACTCCGGCGTGCGCGGCGAAGGCCCGTCGTCGAAGGTGAGGGCCACCCGGTCAGGGGCGTTGCCCGCCCCCAGCGCCCCGAAGCCCGCCGCGCGGCCCAGCAGGTCGGCCAGGGCCGCCGCGACCAGACCTGCCGCGAGCAGGCCCAGCCCGAACACGCCGAGTCCGAACACGCCGAGTTCGGGGCGGCCCCTCATGGCCGGGGAGCGCCGGGGGGTAAGGCGGGCGCCGCTTCAGTGTTCGCCGGGTCCCCCACCGGCGTGTCGAGCAGGCGCCGGAACACCACGTAACCCAGAGCAGCGAGCAGCGACAGCGCCGCGCCCGTCACGAAAGGGCCGGGCACCCCCAGCGTGCGGTAGGCGAAGGCGCCGAGCAGTGGCCCCAGCGAGGTGCCGAGGTTTTCCACCGTCATCAGGGTGCCCCAGGCGGCGGGGCGCTGCGCTTCGGGCAGGCGCTGCGCGACCAGGGCCGCCCAGCCCGGCGCGATGAAGGCGTAGCCCAGCCCCAGCAGCGCCGCGAGCGGATACAGCGCCCAGACCGCAGGCCGCAGCGCGATGCCGCCCAGCGCCACGGCCAGACACGCAAAACCCAGGGTGACGGCGAGGCGGGCGCGGCCCAGGTCGGCCAGCTTGCCGGTCTGGGGCATGGAGCCGAACGCCACCGCCCCGCCCAGCCCCAGCAGCGCCACCATGCCCCAGTAGGTCAGCCCCAGGTCCTTGTAGAGCGTGAACAGCAGTTGCCCCAGCAGCGCCATCGTCAGGGTTTGCAGGAAGGCCGCCGGAATCAGCGGGGCCAGCGCCTGCGCCGCCACCCGGACGCCCTGGCGCCTGCCTTGCGGGGTGGCGGGCGCGGCGGTCGCGGCCGGCAGGCGCTGGGGCAGCAGCAGGCCGAGGGCCAGCGACGCGGCGAGCAGCCCCAGGCACAGACCGAACACGGCGCTGCGCGGGGCGTCGGCCAGGGCGCCCAGGGTCAGCACGCTCAGGCCTATGAACGGCATCACGCTCATGGACACCGTGGTCAGCACCCGGCCCTGGTGGGTGGAGTGCGCCGAGGCGGTGGTCAGGCTCATCACGGCGGGCCACAGGGGACTGAAGCCTGCGCCGTGCAGTGCGGCGGCGAGCAGCAGCACCCAGCCGGTGTGGGTCACGCTCATCAGAAACAGGCCGAGCAGACTCAGCGCCGCGCCGGCCAGCACCACCGGACGCAGCCCGAAGCGCAGCAGCGCCGCCCCCGCCGGGCCACGCATGGCGGTGTCGGCGATGAAATGCGCGGTAAACGCCGAGCCGCTGAACACCACCGCGTCGGCTTTGGGCAGCCCCAGCAGGTCACCGACCACCTGCGGCAGATACCCGGCGTACAGGCCGCTGCGCACGAACTCGGCGCAGGAAAGCAGCAAGACCCCGGCGAGCACCCGCCGCAGGGTGCCGGGGTGCAGGGGCAGGCGCCCACGCAGCCCTGCGGCCCTGCCCGTCATAACTGTTTTCCCCGCACACGGGGCCAGGCGGGGTCAGGCTGTGTAAGGCCGCTCACCTTGCGGCCTGCTACCCTGTCCGGGTGCCAGAGTTTTCGGTCATCATTCCCGCCCGCAACGAAGCGGCGTACCTGCCGAGAACCCTTCAGGCCCTGGAACAGCAGACCCTGCCCCCCCATGAGGTGCTGGTGGTGGACAACGCCAGCCGTGATCAGACCGCCGAGATTGCGCGGGCCTGGGGAGCGCAGGTGCTTCCCTGCCCGGTCGGGGGCGTGGCCCGCGCCCGGCAACTGGGCCTGGAAACGGCCCGCAGCTCCTGGGTGGCGACCACCGACGCCGAC is from Deinococcus wulumuqiensis R12 and encodes:
- a CDS encoding DUF1990 family protein, with amino-acid sequence MNHAPPTPDPLDPGLKQSERRLGSEQGRSVLFPESAAGQGRQTVPALPELPGRLPPAPAPDASPLELLLDPGLGLRSHGSRCLGGARGPGLSSLGELQLMQLLETPELPAYRLSRSDPAPAEPMATPGADWALRPPSERGRHDALPAPLPSPEAGPADLPPAAPRPYVLGALDQETVDASLRALAGHEPELPDIGSSTHMRMMIELGEGESTFLNARSALWSWRPHRQAGVKVHTHGPPVVGRDVLLEQRAGLVTVLQGCRVLTLLESEHDWGFTLGSLSGQVYHLWERLLIERHPDDRVTLLISSHHEVALRGFGLVGSILNSARRSAVQGYARGMSALAEV
- a CDS encoding MaoC family dehydratase; protein product: MNEDLNRPAGRYFEELPVGTVIRHRVTRTVTESDNILFTTLTMNPQPLHLDFDFASKTEFGRPLFNSMMTLSLMVGISVHELSLGTLVANLGLTDVTFPKPVFHGDTLRVESEIIEARESKSRAGQGLVTAEHRAYNQRGELVAQCKRTMLFHKRPAGE
- a CDS encoding polysaccharide deacetylase family protein; the protein is MRGRPELGVFGLGVFGLGLLAAGLVAAALADLLGRAAGFGALGAGNAPDRVALTFDDGPSPRTPELRAVLERHGAQATFFVLEAHCRAFPAEVQALRDAGHQLESHGRWHRHALLLPGQEWAQVRWHPDGPDRNGGLYRPPYGGHSPLTRLLARLAGREIALWDTESRDWTAAPAADLAAQTLARVRPGSVVLLHDGPAVTPELLDLLLRGLHGRGLRPVRLGDLPPQRIGWRAGLRRLRQSYGG
- a CDS encoding MFS transporter, with the translated sequence MTGRAAGLRGRLPLHPGTLRRVLAGVLLLSCAEFVRSGLYAGYLPQVVGDLLGLPKADAVVFSGSAFTAHFIADTAMRGPAGAALLRFGLRPVVLAGAALSLLGLFLMSVTHTGWVLLLAAALHGAGFSPLWPAVMSLTTASAHSTHQGRVLTTVSMSVMPFIGLSVLTLGALADAPRSAVFGLCLGLLAASLALGLLLPQRLPAATAAPATPQGRRQGVRVAAQALAPLIPAAFLQTLTMALLGQLLFTLYKDLGLTYWGMVALLGLGGAVAFGSMPQTGKLADLGRARLAVTLGFACLAVALGGIALRPAVWALYPLAALLGLGYAFIAPGWAALVAQRLPEAQRPAAWGTLMTVENLGTSLGPLLGAFAYRTLGVPGPFVTGAALSLLAALGYVVFRRLLDTPVGDPANTEAAPALPPGAPRP
- a CDS encoding DMT family transporter; its protein translation is MSRVAVGRPALAPLLILAAAVLWGLLGILGKQAQAAGLGPLEVAFWRATLAGGIFGLHALLTRARLPRGRDLAVTVAFGLVGGSLFYAAYQLAVKFGGASLASVLLYTAPAFVALLGWGFLRERLGGRELLAVGGTLVGIGLISFGGGQGVTASPVALAWGLLAGLTYSLYYLYGKAFFSRYSPAALFAVALPVGALGLLPLVDFVPKPPSVWLSLWGLALLCTYLAYLAYSAGLRHLPATRASVIASLEPVVAALLAALLFGERLSPLALGGAALVIGAALLLSLGGES
- the lysS gene encoding homocitrate synthase; the protein is MAGIFMTDAPPPLIPARSWAIIDSTLREGEQFARGNFGTDDKVEIARALDAFGAEYIEVTTPMVSERTRQDIRKLTGLGLKAKFLTHVRCHMDDVQRAVDTGVDGLDLLFGTSSFLREFSHGKSIEQIIDTASEVIGWIKTHHPDLEIRFSAEDTFRSEEADLMAVYAAVSRLGVDRVGLADTVGVATPRQVYTLVREVRKVIHEGCGIEFHGHNDTGCAVSNAYEAVEAGATHIDTTILGIGERNGITPLGGLLARMFTFDPQGLIDKYHLELLPELDRMIARMVDLPVPWNNYLTGEFAYNHKAGMHLKAIYLNPGAYEAIPPGVFGVGRRIQAGSKVTGKHAIAYKARELGLHYGEDALRRVTDHIKALAEQNELDDAHLEQVLREWVSA
- a CDS encoding glucodextranase DOMON-like domain-containing protein, which produces MPLLTLFAAALTFADPAGDAHGDGGYLLPQRPAVSAEALDLRSFEARPFEGGTRFTVGFGGHQNPWELASGFSAGVTDIFVKTDAGGERSLPGLNLRTAGESGWQYHVQVSGAGASLEHLRGEQLTRLPPPRVRMEGTDLIIEAPELPFGRHAYWVTSSVYTPLSRDGHLVPTATVNPSGLQANADRGPVPVDVLADPADRRAYTEGVLGAVGQTRDWRLTTLAGLGALGLTLTGLSLWRSWQARDRG